A genomic window from Dechloromonas sp. A34 includes:
- a CDS encoding DUF932 domain-containing protein produces the protein MKNGRSLVSLAQELERQLHSKKDLIVPSTLVRHATDELGSTRLIIEEGGSPVHYGVTPLARRQLADKLKIPYAYFERMREDQPALLDRNVNTWLQSEDERRMLRTLDGQVRAVLSDRYRRLDNFDLAESVLPILQQLPEVRFESVELTETKMYLKCITPRLKYEMAPGDVVQAGVVISNSEVGQGTLSVQPLLFRLVCSNGLIAADRSLRKTHVGRALGGEDERIQVYQDDTLRADDKAFFLKVRDVVQAAVSEATFRQTAQKMQKTLNIPLVGDPVKTVEVLAQRYTLNDTERTGVLRHLIAEGQLSGYGLVNAVTHYSQEVEDYDRATEFEALGGRLIDLPAHEWKGLAEAA, from the coding sequence ATGAAAAACGGACGTTCGCTCGTTAGCCTGGCCCAGGAACTGGAGCGCCAACTGCATTCGAAGAAGGACTTGATCGTGCCCTCGACGCTGGTACGCCATGCCACCGACGAGTTGGGAAGCACGCGACTCATCATCGAGGAAGGCGGCAGCCCGGTGCACTACGGCGTCACGCCCTTGGCGCGTCGCCAGTTGGCGGACAAGCTGAAGATCCCGTATGCCTATTTCGAGCGCATGCGCGAGGACCAGCCGGCCCTGCTCGACCGCAATGTGAACACCTGGCTGCAGAGCGAGGACGAGCGGCGCATGCTGCGCACCCTGGACGGTCAGGTGCGCGCCGTGTTGTCGGATCGCTACCGCCGCCTGGACAACTTCGACCTGGCCGAGAGTGTGCTGCCCATCCTGCAGCAACTGCCCGAGGTACGCTTCGAGTCGGTCGAACTGACCGAGACGAAGATGTACCTGAAGTGCATCACGCCACGCCTCAAATACGAGATGGCGCCCGGCGATGTGGTGCAGGCCGGGGTCGTGATCTCGAACTCGGAGGTCGGCCAGGGCACGCTGTCGGTGCAGCCGCTGCTGTTCCGGCTGGTGTGCAGCAATGGCTTGATCGCTGCCGACCGCTCGCTGCGCAAGACCCACGTGGGACGCGCGCTCGGTGGCGAGGATGAACGCATCCAGGTGTACCAGGACGACACCTTGCGCGCCGACGACAAGGCCTTCTTCCTCAAGGTGCGCGACGTGGTGCAGGCGGCAGTGTCGGAAGCGACCTTCCGCCAGACGGCGCAGAAGATGCAGAAGACGCTCAACATCCCGCTGGTGGGCGACCCGGTGAAGACGGTCGAGGTGCTGGCCCAGCGCTATACCTTGAACGATACCGAGCGCACCGGCGTGCTGCGGCACCTGATCGCCGAAGGGCAGTTGTCGGGCTATGGGCTGGTCAATGCGGTCACGCATTACAGCCAGGAGGTCGAGGACTACGACCGCGCGACGGAGTTCGAAGCGCTGGGCGGCCGGCTGATCGACTTGCCGGCCCATGAGTGGAAAGGGTTGGCAGAAGCGGCCTAA
- a CDS encoding toprim domain-containing protein, which yields MQDREYAARIEAVKQRAHGRWTEILASLGVDERILKRRNLPCPLCGGTDRFQYTDKFGEGNYHCRQCGPGGGFKLLQAVMGADFNTALRDVERCLGMMPVTAPSRTNEPSAERMKKLAQRIWNEAKAVTVGDEVDRYLSGRGLALPVYPKVLRFHPALGYYQKDAAGKSRKIAEYPAMLACIQGADGHAVTLHRTYLRDGGKLAALDAKKVLSAGINGAAVRLFDAAEELAISEGIETGLALHLATGKPVWAGLNAGNLEKLWLPDSVRKVCIYADNDADGDFAGQAFAFALARRLKREEKTTGRRQVRVFLPKHAGTDWADVWRQRLEAQAPRAA from the coding sequence ATGCAGGATCGTGAGTACGCGGCCCGCATCGAAGCGGTCAAGCAGCGTGCCCATGGCCGGTGGACGGAAATCCTGGCGAGCTTGGGCGTGGATGAACGCATCCTCAAGCGGCGCAACCTGCCTTGCCCCTTGTGCGGTGGCACGGATCGGTTCCAGTACACCGACAAGTTCGGCGAGGGGAACTACCACTGCCGCCAATGCGGCCCGGGTGGCGGCTTCAAGCTGTTGCAAGCCGTCATGGGCGCGGACTTCAACACCGCGCTGCGTGACGTCGAGCGCTGCCTGGGGATGATGCCGGTGACGGCACCGTCCCGAACAAACGAGCCTTCAGCCGAGCGCATGAAGAAGCTGGCCCAACGTATCTGGAACGAGGCCAAAGCAGTAACGGTGGGCGACGAGGTCGATCGCTACCTGAGCGGCCGGGGTCTCGCCCTGCCGGTGTATCCGAAGGTGCTGCGCTTCCACCCTGCCCTCGGCTATTACCAGAAGGATGCCGCCGGCAAGTCACGCAAGATCGCCGAGTACCCAGCGATGCTCGCCTGCATCCAAGGCGCCGACGGCCACGCCGTGACGCTACACCGGACCTATCTTCGGGACGGCGGCAAGCTCGCGGCGCTCGATGCGAAGAAGGTGCTCTCGGCTGGGATCAACGGCGCCGCGGTCCGTTTGTTCGATGCGGCCGAGGAACTGGCGATCAGCGAAGGCATCGAGACCGGCCTCGCCCTGCATCTGGCGACCGGCAAGCCGGTCTGGGCCGGCCTCAACGCCGGCAACCTGGAGAAGTTGTGGCTGCCGGATTCGGTGCGCAAGGTCTGCATTTATGCCGACAACGACGCCGATGGCGACTTCGCCGGCCAGGCCTTCGCCTTCGCGCTGGCGCGCCGGTTGAAGCGGGAGGAGAAAACGACCGGTCGGCGGCAAGTGCGGGTGTTCCTGCCCAAGCATGCCGGCACCGATTGGGCCGATGTTTGGCGTCAACGCCTGGAAGCCCAGGCGCCGCGTGCGGCATGA